Proteins from a single region of Neomonachus schauinslandi chromosome 10, ASM220157v2, whole genome shotgun sequence:
- the ANKRD39 gene encoding ankyrin repeat domain-containing protein 39, with translation MAAPRPCADGPCCSWPGSASSVQQTLDEMDFDRGIWSAALNGDLGRVKYFIQKAADPSQPDSAGYTALHYASRNGHYAVCQLLLESGAKCDAQTHGGATALHRASYCGHTEIARLLLSHGSNPRLVDDDGMTSLHKAAEKGHVDICSLLLEHSPALKAVRDRKARLACDLLPCDSDLWDLLAT, from the exons ATGGCGGCGCCGCGACCCTGCGCGGACGGCCCTTGCTGCTCCTGGCCAGGTTCGGCGTCCAGCGTGCAGCAAACGCTGGACGAGATGGACTTCGACAGGG GAATCTGGTCGGCAGCCCTGAATGGAGACCTAGGCCGAGTGAAATATTTCATCCAGAAGGCAGCAGACCCTAGCCAGCCCGACTCGGCTGGCTACACGGCTCTG CACTATGCCAGCCGCAACGGGCACTATGCCGTGTGCCAGCTCCTGCTGGAAAGCGGGGCTAAGTGTGATGCCCAAACGCACGGGGGCGCCACCGCTCTGCACCGGGCCAGCTACTGTGGGCACACCGAAATCGCACGGCTCCTGCTGTCTCACGGGTCCAACCCTAGGTTGGTGGACGACGATGGCATGACCAGTCTGCACAAG GCTGCTGAGAAGGGTCATGTGGACATTTGCTCCCTGCTGTTGGAACACAGCCCAGCCCTGAAGGCTGTCCGGGATCGGAAGGCACGACTAGCATGTGACCTGCTGCCCTGCGACAGTGACCTGTGGGACCTGCTGGCCACCTGA